The following coding sequences lie in one Apostichopus japonicus isolate 1M-3 chromosome 13, ASM3797524v1, whole genome shotgun sequence genomic window:
- the LOC139978666 gene encoding alpha-aminoadipic semialdehyde dehydrogenase-like, with protein sequence MNVIHRCPHLVKSFVQRQCLHTSSRVMSSLLIDSGKYPFLHELGLSSENDGVHGATRGASGEVVESICPANGQPIARVRQGSLADYEKIVTAAKEAWHVWSDVPAPQRGEILRLIGHALREKKDQLGKLVALEVGKIKTEGDGEVQEFIDVCDYSVGLSRMLGGNVFPSERPGHSLIEQYNPLGAMGVITAFNFPVAVFGWNASIGMVCGNTLVWKGAPTTPLTTVAVTNIMQQVLEDNNLPKAICSSICGGKEIGEAIARDKRLPLVSFTGSTPAGHKIGMIVQERFGKSILELGGNNAILVMDDADLNLVIPATLFASVGTAGQRCTTTRRLIVHESLHDEVVGRLTKAYSQLRIGDPLDETTLYGPVHSEQGVNIFRQAVADAKAQGGTVQSGGEVIDGSGFFVEPTLITGLTHDAKIVHTESFVPVLYVLKVKDFEEAISWNNEVEQGLSSSLFTRDPQKIFKWIGHKGSDCGIVNINIPTNGAEIGGAFGGEKATGGGRESGSDAWKQYMRRSTCTINYSSELPLAQGVKFE encoded by the exons ATGAACGTCATTCACAGATGCCCACATCTGGTGAAATCATTTGTCCAGAGGCAATGCCTCCATACATCCTCTCGTGTCATGAGCAGTCTGCTCATTGATAGCGGCAAATATCCATTTTTACATGAACTGGGGCTGTCCTCGGAGAATGACGGTGTTCATGGTGCAACCAGAGGTGCATCTGGTGAA GTTGTAGAGTCAATTTGCCCAGCTAATGGACAACCCATTGCCAGAGTTCGACAG GGTTCACTAGCTGATTATGAGAAAATTGTCACAGCTGCAAAGGAAGCGTGGCATGTATGGTCTGAt GTTCCTGCACCACAGAGAGGAGAAATCCTGAGACTGATAGGGCATGCACTCAGAGAAAAGAAGGACCAGCTGGGAAAACTG GTAGCATTAGAGGTCGGAAAGATCAAAACGGAAGGAGATGGGGAAGTTCAGGAGTTTATCGACGTTTGCGATTACTCTGTCGGTCTGTCCAGAATGCTGGGAGGGAACGTCTTCCCGTCCGAAC GTCCTGGTCATTCACTAATAGAACAATACAACCCACTTGGTGCTATGGGTGTAATCACAGCTTTCAATTTTCCTGTGGCCGTGTTTGGCTGGAATGCTTCCATCGGTATGGTCTGTGGTAATACTCTGGTCTG GAAAGGCGCTCCTACAACACCACTCACGACCGTAGCAGTGACAAA CATCATGCAACAGGTTCTTGAAGATAACAACCTTCCCAAAGCTATTTGCAGCTCTATCTGTGGTGGTAAAGAGATTGG AGAGGCGATTGCCAGAGACAAACGCCTGCCACTGGTATCATTCACAGGTAGCACACCA GCCGGACACAAAATCGGAATGATCGTGCAAGAGAGATTTGGAAAGTCCATTCTAGAGCTCGGAGGCAACAATGCTATTTTAG TGATGGACGATGCAGACCTTAACCTTGTGATTCCAGCCACTCTGTTTGCCAGCGTGGGTACTGCCGGTCAACGTTGCACGACTACAAGAAGACTG ATTGTCCATGAGAGTCTTCATGATGAGGTGGTCGGACGATTAACGAAAGCCTACTCGCAGCTCAGAATTGGAGATCCCTTGGATG AAACCACTTTGTACGGACCGGTACATTCTGAACAAGGTGTAAATATCTTCAGACAAGCAGTGGCCGATGCCAAGGCACAAGGAGGTACTGTTCAGTCTGGTGGAGAG GTTATCGATGGGAGTGGCTTCTTCGTGGAACCGACACTGATCACCGGTCTGACCCACGATGCCAAGATAGTCCACACAGAGAGTTTCGTCCCTGTGCTCTACGTTTTGAAAGTGAAG GATTTTGAGGAAGCCATCTCATGGAACAATGAAGTAGAACAGGGATTATCGAGCAGTCTGTTTACAAGAGATCCTCAGAAAATCTTCAAATGGATAGG TCACAAGGGATCGGACTGTGGAATTGTCAATATTAATATTCCAACCAACGGTGCCGAGATCGGTGGAGCGTTTG GAGGTGAAAAGGCTACTGGTGGTGGACGGGAGTCTGGAAGTGATGCCTGGAAACAATACATGAGGAGGTCAACTTG tACTATCAACTACAGTTCTGAGCTACCACTAGCTCAGGGTGTCAAGTTTGAATGA